Part of the Zingiber officinale cultivar Zhangliang chromosome 8A, Zo_v1.1, whole genome shotgun sequence genome, ATATATTTGATGAATGgaatgaataaaaaaataactaTTATTTATAAAGAAAAAGTCATTCTTCCACGAGAAACTGATATCCTAAATTAATTTTTGCAATCAAATTAAGTATTTATTATGTGATAATTTGTATAGTATGGTTATTTCCATAAACCAAGCACTGTCGGTTTTGTTTTACTTACGGAAAGATAAAGGGGAAGCTAGGAAAAAATTCCTTAATTGTTCCGTTTTCTTCAATTTAAGGCTATGTCTACTCTTGAAGGAGAGGAGGGAGGAGGGGGAAGCGAGGAAGAGTGAAGAGAAATATTTCTAGGCTCTAGAATAAGTTTAGTACTTGAGCTCTTTAGAATAGGTGATACAGTGTTCATCAGATAGGATGATGTGTAACCAGATGAAAATGATGGAAAATCTCGACGATCATCTCCAACAAAACGAATCATAATGGAAGCCATTTATTAGGTTATCTATGGAGTAAGAGGCATAATTTGCTAATATCCTTAATGAACAATAAAGTGGTTCTTGCCTATTTGGAGGACGAATGGGTTATATATTTTGTTGATACTTTAGCATTTCTTACTACCAATCATTTAGTGAGGATCTAATTTAGGAGAAAATAATACATTGCACTTACAAGGCAACCTCTATCTAGGCAAAAATCAATTTACTTTCAAGGCATTTAAAACCTATAGTTGGAAAATAGTCAAAGACTACACCACATGAATTAAAGAACAGAATACTCAGTGCCATATTGCATATTGCATTTCCAAAACATGACTTGTATATAAAACATTGTTGATGGAAAGACAAATCAGAAACTGAGTTCAGTTGATATGCTATACATGCAAAAGCAGCTATTTCCCTAGCAAACTCATGAACAGAATGAACCACTGAAAGCATCTATGAATAAGAAGAGGGTAAAAACTATGCAATGTATCGCCTTATTGAACAactactaagatgaaagcatttTACCCAAGGAACCCTGGCTCATTGCCTCCGAGGTTGCAATTAGGGGAGAAGTTCCTTCGACCCCGAAGAGGTGCAAATCCCAATCTCGGACCACCTGGAATCATGCTGCCAATTTCAGGGAACCTGTCATAATCTCCCCCCATCATCGGAAATCTTTGTGGAATAAATGGGTCAAACCGCGTATTCCGCATAGTAAATATGTTCCTTTCAGTCCTCTTGTCAGCATTCTTTTTTCTCACCCAGTAATTTGCATATTTATCTTTCCAGCTTCTTCCTATAAGTAACCTTTCATCAACATCCCCAAATTCCTCAAGAAACTTCTTCTTCCAAAGATCGTTATTTGATGATAGATACCTCAACTCAGAACAAGTGCAGCCAACCTTAGAAACATCGATGCCTGAAAGGAACTCGAAAATCATGATCTTAAGATCTGTAGGAAGGAGCATAAAGCAAGCTGGCGATTGCAATCCATTCTTGTGACAGAGATCAATGAGAAGAGGCAACGAGAGCATATCCTTGACAACCTTCCACAGTTCAAAAATCTCTTCTTCTTCAGATCCGCTGAGGGAATCAAATGATGAGGACAATATAGGTGCCAACTTTGGCAGATCAAAACAGACTCGGTAAACATCCGGATGAGCTCCACTCAGGAATCCATAAACCGTGGCATAATTccccatcaccgagaacctcaatATGGCTGCCTTGGCGTTCCTTCCATCACGGGCTTCTGTGAGTTCAGGAAGAGTGTAATGAATTGAAAAGTTAGAAGCTTTTGATGACCATCCTTCAGGCAATCGAGATCCATAGCCACTTCCACCATCATTAACTACGAAGCCTGACTCAAGAAAAACAGCTTGGATGGTGATCACAAGCCGCCCCAAAATGCCCTCAGTCTCCCCCTTCTCGGCTTCCATAACCCTCTCAAGAAAACAAGGAACCGAGAAAGACTTCCCCGTTATCATGTCCTCTACGTCTACCTCCATTTTGTCATCTTCTTGAATTATTTCCTCTAGTTGAGATACAATCGGCTCTGTGGCTATGGCGGTGGAATTATCTGGAACCAAAACTTGCCCAATACTCGAGCTATCTGCATTTACCTTCGAAGCATGGACGGGGGAAGACAATAGAGCTAGATTCACAGATCGAAGGCTTACCGATGCATCACCGTCATCCCCGAGATTATCCATTAGCGAAACCGGATGAAGATTCGATATTCCCATTGGAGAGGGGCGACAGGTCGCCGACGGGGCTAGTGTTTGGGAGTCGGAGGCAATCGAGAAGTAAATGAGGTCGCCAGAAGTGAGCCCGATAGCTTGAAGGGAGTCCTGGTCCGATGAGGCGAAAAGCTCGTCCTTGCGGTTGAGGGAGAGGCGAACCGACTCCGGCAAGATCGAGGAAGTCGAGGCGGCGGTGGAGAGGGCGCGAGCGACGAGGGTTTTGAGATGGTTGATGGAGCAGGAATCGGGGGCTTCGATCCTCAGGGTCTCCTTCGTCGCCATGGAGCGGATCCGAAGCTTCATGCTTTCTTCGATTGGAGCTTGGCTTGGCTTGGCTTGGCGAGAAAGAAACGCCTCTTCTTAAGATTCGTTGTCTAAAAAACAAGTCAAAATTGTAGGGTTTTGAGTTTTCCAAATTATTATATAACTTTTTTTACATTAaacatttttatatataatttaggtATTCTATAAGAGGACGGTCGATCCCATGAAGTGCCtatcaaataaattcaaaaaatatggATGGATATCAAGGAGAAGAGAATTCTATAAATGGACGGTCTATAagctttatatttaaaaaataaataaataaataaatagatgaGGACTCCCAACGAAATTAATAGTAAACTCCATGGACGTTCAAAAATATCCAACATCAAATTAGAACCATCGTTATATGAGAATAAGTCCCGCCACTTTACCACtgcgttatatatatatatatatatatatatatatatatatatatatatatatatatatatatatatatatatatagagtattGATACTGTGCGGGACACgcacaatttaatttttttaaattttttaattaaaaaataattaaaaaatttctttacgattttatttataaggttcagactttgggtataatgttaaagctattttttttttagattttacctatagggtttaggctttctaattaagttatagtgtttggtttaaaaaaaaattaaaataaaattaatttaagtatttattgagtattgtaatgtgtttagggatatatctatatattaaattttaaataaggaaatgttgaattttttaaattcagaaaactaaaaaaaagataaaaaaacacTTATATTGTGCACGACGCgtacagtcgcgcactgtgcacaTAGCGCACAATatcaatactatatatatatctttcttaATATTTTCAGGGCTAATAAAGCTTACCGTTTTAAGGTAATTTATGTCGGAGATTGCCTTCCCTAGATGGGCTTCAATAAGGTAATCTAATCaataagatattttttattttatttctaaacttatattagtattttattatttttcaactaCCTTTTTCCAGCATCTCTTCTTATGGTAGTGGCTTGAAAACAGCATccttgtccccagggcgtagtacAACTGGGGGCACATGATTTTGTGGCCGAAAGGTCCAGGATTCGATCTTCGGGATATCATTGTCTGGGGTTAGTATCCTACCTATATGTTTTCAATTATATACCTATATTTATCTTCCTCTATATCTATAGAACCGACTCTAGGGGGATCGTTGATATGAcgattccatattttttttttttttttttgaaaacagcATCCTTGAATACCTTTGGAATTTATACATTTGGAATCCTTTTTTTTTCGCAGTTTTCTTCTCAGCTTAATTTatgtctaataataataataataatcataataatcataataataaataaataaataaataaataataaatagatgACCGAACAATTTCAAAGATGACCATGAATTATAAGAGAGTCTGGAGATATCTTGTTATCTTGGTTGTCACATGACAATGATGcggatagattttttttttttttttttttttttttttttttagtgttttACGTATTTAAGCATTGAgt contains:
- the LOC122009911 gene encoding putative F-box protein At1g23770, which produces MKLRIRSMATKETLRIEAPDSCSINHLKTLVARALSTAASTSSILPESVRLSLNRKDELFASSDQDSLQAIGLTSGDLIYFSIASDSQTLAPSATCRPSPMGISNLHPVSLMDNLGDDGDASVSLRSVNLALLSSPVHASKVNADSSSIGQVLVPDNSTAIATEPIVSQLEEIIQEDDKMEVDVEDMITGKSFSVPCFLERVMEAEKGETEGILGRLVITIQAVFLESGFVVNDGGSGYGSRLPEGWSSKASNFSIHYTLPELTEARDGRNAKAAILRFSVMGNYATVYGFLSGAHPDVYRVCFDLPKLAPILSSSFDSLSGSEEEEIFELWKVVKDMLSLPLLIDLCHKNGLQSPACFMLLPTDLKIMIFEFLSGIDVSKVGCTCSELRYLSSNNDLWKKKFLEEFGDVDERLLIGRSWKDKYANYWVRKKNADKRTERNIFTMRNTRFDPFIPQRFPMMGGDYDRFPEIGSMIPGGPRLGFAPLRGRRNFSPNCNLGGNEPGFLG